The genomic segment CACATGCTCGCCGCGCAGATCGCCGCGCCCAATTCGCCGCAGTGGTTCAACACGGGTCTGTATTGGGCGTACAACATCAAGGGCAAGCCGCAGGGCCATTTCTTCTTCAACCCCGAATCGAGCCAGGTCGAGCGCTCGGGCAGCGCCTATGAGCGCCCGCAGCCGCACGCGTGCTTCATCCAGTCCGTGTCGGACGACCTCGTCAACGAGGGCGGCATCATGGACCTGTGGACGCGCGAGGCGCGCCTGTTCAAATACGGCTCGGGCACGGGGACGAACTTTTCGAGCCTGCGCGGTTCGGGTGAGCGGCTCTCGGGCGGCGGACGCAGCTCGGGCTTGATGTCGTTCCTGAAGATCGGCGACCGGGCGGCCGGCGCGATCAAATCCGGCGGCACCACGCGCCGGGCAGCGAAGATGGTGTGCCTGGATCTCGATCATCCGGATATCGAGGACTTCGTCGACTGGAAGGCGCGCGAGGAGGAAAAGGTCGCCGCGCTCGTCACGGGCTCCAAGATCATGAAGCGGCTCTTCAACGAGCTGCTCGGCTCGTGTCGCCTCGACGACGGCGTTCTCGAATGCGACCCGCGCAAGAATCCGAAACTCGCCGCCGCGATCAAGGAATGCCGCCACTCGTTCATCCCGGAATCCTACATCCAGCGGATCATGGGCTACGCGCGCCAGGGCTACGCGAGCATCGAGATCGAGGAATACGACATCGACTGGAACAACGAGGCCTACGCCACGGTCTCCGGTCAGAATGCCAACAACTCCGTGCGAATTCCCAACGATTTCTTCGACGCCGTGCAGAAAAACGCGACGTGGAAGCTCTATAACCGCGTCGGCGGCGATCTGTCCAAGGAGATCCCGGCGCGCCACCTGTGGGACAAAATCGCGCGCGCCGCGTGGGCGAGCGCCGACCCCGGCGTGCAGTACAACACGATCATCAACGAATGGCACACGTGTCCGGCGGGCGGGCCGATCAACGCGTCGAACCCGTGCTCCGAGTACATGTTCCTCGACGACACGGCGTGCAATCTCGCATCGATCAACCTCATCAAGTTCCTCGGCGAGGACGGGGTGTTCGACGTCGAGGGATTCCGACACGCCTGCCGCCTGTGGACGATCGTGCTGGAAATCAGCGTGCTCATGGCGTCGTTCCCGAGCCACGAGATCGCGCGCAAGAGCTACGAGTACCGCACGCTCGGCCTGGGTTACGCCAATATCGGTTCGGTCATCATGCACATGGGCCTCGCCTACGACTCCGACAAGGCCCGGGCGATCTGCGGCGCGCTCACGGCGGTCATGTGCTCCGAGTCTTACGCCACCAGCGCCGAACTCGCGAAGCTGCTCGGACCCTTCCCGAAGTACGCGGTGAACCGCGAGTCGATGCTTCGCGTCATCCGCAATCATCGGCGCGCCGCGTACAACGCCGATGCGAAGGAATTCGAGGGACTCACCATTTCGCCGGTCGGCATCGACGAGCAGCACTGCCCCGCCTACATGCTCGAGGCCGCGCGCGCCGGTTGGGACCGCGCCCTCGAGTGGGGCGAGAAATACGGCTATCGCAACGCGCAGGTCACGGTGCTCGCGCCCACGGGCACGATCGGCCTCGTCATGGACTGCGACACCACCGGCGTCGAGCCAGACTACGCGCTCGTGAAGTTCAAGAAACTCGCCGGTGGCGGCTACTTCAAAATCATCAACCAGAGCATTCCGCCGGGGCTGCGCAAGCTCGGTTACACCGACAGCGAGATCGACGCGATCATCGCCTACGCCATCGGACGCAAGACGCTCGCCGGCGCGCCGCACATCAACCACGAGGTGCTGCGCAACAAGGGCTTCGATCAGGACACGCTCGACAGTATCGAAATGGCGCTGCCCACCGCCTTCTCGCTCGACGCCGTCTTCTCGGCGTGGACGCTCGGCGAGGATTTTCTGACGGGTCGCCTGCGTATCGCGAAAGACGTGATCGACCGGCCCGACTTCCGGCTGCTGCGCCACCTGGGTTTCACGCGCGACCAGATCCAGGCCGCGGAAGACTACGCGTTCGGCACCATGACGGTCGAGGGCGCGCCGTACCTGAAGGACGAGCACCTGCCGG from the Deltaproteobacteria bacterium genome contains:
- a CDS encoding vitamin B12-dependent ribonucleotide reductase yields the protein MKISRRFTKKGQSAYAAFKFARRTSEITNPDGSVVFRNDNVTVPEHWSQVATDILAQKYFRRTGVPQMDGEGNPVQDANGEPVLGGENDARQVFDRLAGTWADWGRRHGYFDTPADAQSFADELKHMLAAQIAAPNSPQWFNTGLYWAYNIKGKPQGHFFFNPESSQVERSGSAYERPQPHACFIQSVSDDLVNEGGIMDLWTREARLFKYGSGTGTNFSSLRGSGERLSGGGRSSGLMSFLKIGDRAAGAIKSGGTTRRAAKMVCLDLDHPDIEDFVDWKAREEEKVAALVTGSKIMKRLFNELLGSCRLDDGVLECDPRKNPKLAAAIKECRHSFIPESYIQRIMGYARQGYASIEIEEYDIDWNNEAYATVSGQNANNSVRIPNDFFDAVQKNATWKLYNRVGGDLSKEIPARHLWDKIARAAWASADPGVQYNTIINEWHTCPAGGPINASNPCSEYMFLDDTACNLASINLIKFLGEDGVFDVEGFRHACRLWTIVLEISVLMASFPSHEIARKSYEYRTLGLGYANIGSVIMHMGLAYDSDKARAICGALTAVMCSESYATSAELAKLLGPFPKYAVNRESMLRVIRNHRRAAYNADAKEFEGLTISPVGIDEQHCPAYMLEAARAGWDRALEWGEKYGYRNAQVTVLAPTGTIGLVMDCDTTGVEPDYALVKFKKLAGGGYFKIINQSIPPGLRKLGYTDSEIDAIIAYAIGRKTLAGAPHINHEVLRNKGFDQDTLDSIEMALPTAFSLDAVFSAWTLGEDFLTGRLRIAKDVIDRPDFRLLRHLGFTRDQIQAAEDYAFGTMTVEGAPYLKDEHLPVFDCANRCGRIGKRYIPIDGHLKMMAAAQPFISGAISKTVNMPSEASVEDVQDTYLKGWKLMLKGVALYRDGSKLSQPLAGMGAETEVEQTNVEAVAVRITERIVFRYLSQRRRLPERRRGYTQKANIGGHKIYLRTGEYQDGALGEIFLDMHKEGAAFRSLMNCFAIAVSLGLQHGVPLDEFVDAFVFTRFEPNGIVTGHKRIKMATSIVDYVFRELAIAYLNRTDLAHNEDEDVIEDIYEDDVAEEGWAEPAHPAGDEVVVRALPSKTADHRIEARGSASLGTATAAGMKASLRSVPTGDAAPVRKGEVKVETPVVGNLAAEVAPPKSESFRLVQQAKAKGFTGDACHACGQFTMVRNGTCLKCVTCGETTGCS